The Bradysia coprophila strain Holo2 chromosome IV unlocalized genomic scaffold, BU_Bcop_v1 contig_84, whole genome shotgun sequence genome window below encodes:
- the LOC119072659 gene encoding 40S ribosomal protein S18 has translation MSLVIPEKFQHILRIMGTNIDGKRKVTIAMTAIKGCGRRYANIVLKKADVDLTKRAGECTEEEVEKIITIILNPRQYKIPNWFLNRQKDIIDGKYTQLTSSNLDSKLREDLERLKKIRAHRGMRHYWGLRVRGQHTKTTGRRGRTVGVSKKK, from the exons ATG TCGCTGGTTATTCCCGAAAAGTTTCAGCACATCCTCCGTATCATGGGTACAAACATCGATGGTAAACGTAAGGTGACCATCGCGATGACTGCCATCAAAGGTTGCGGTCGTCGGTACGCAAACATTGTCTTGAAGAAAGCCGATGTCGATCTAACTAAACGAGCTGGTGAATGTACCGAAGAGGAG GTTGAGAAAATTATCACAATCATCCTGAATCCACGTCAATACAAAATTCCAAACTGGTTCCTGAACAGACAGAAGGACATCATCGATGGCAAATACACACAATTGACATCGTCCAATTTGGACTCGAAATTGCGTGAAGATTTGGAACGATTGAAGAAGATCCGTGCCCATCGTGGTATGAGACATTACTGGGGTCTTCGTGTCCGTGGTCAACACACCAAAACAACCGGTCGTCGGGGTCGCACCGTTGGTGTGTCGAAGAAGAAGTAA